The window CGTCCAGGCTTGATGTCCGCCCCTTCGATGATGGTCTCCACCGCCAAATCCCCGATGATGTCTTTGACAAAATCATAATCCCCCACGCTCACGCCGCCCGTAGTGACCACAATGTCCGCACACGCTAGTCCCTCTACGATGCGCTGTTTAATGAGCGCTTTATCATCCCCCGCGATGCCCAGCAACACCGCTTCCGCGCCCGCATGTTGCGCCATCGCGGCGATGGTGACGTGGTTAGAGCTACGAATGTGTGCAGGCGTTGGAAGCGCCTCTCCCAAATCTACAATCTCACTACCCGTAGCCAACACCGCCACACGTGGCCGCACCACTACGGGTACTTGCACACAACCAAGCCCCGCAAGCACACCGATTTCCGCAAACCCGATGCGCGTGCCTTTTGTTACCATCACATCGCCCGCGCGGTAGCCCTCGCCCACAGGCCGCACCGCAAACCCCTCTTTTACGGCTGTCACGATGCGCACTTTGTCGCCTTCAACTTCCACATTTTCGATGGGAATGATAGTATCAGCCCCCTCGCTTAGAAGCGAACCTGTAAAGGTTTTGATGCACTCGCACTCGCCTACATGTAAAGAAATCTCCGTGCCCGCAGGAACGCGGTGCGTGAGGGTAAGTGCCCCTTTTTCTTGGTCGACGTAACGGATAGCGTAGCCGTCCATTTCGGAGGTAGGAAACGCGGGTTGGTTTTCTTGTGCGATGCTGTCGCGCGCCAAGATGCGTCCGCGCGCTTCCATGAGCCCGACAACCTCAACGCGCGCCTTACATGTAAAGCTTTTTTCAAGCCGTGCAACGGTCTCTTTATACGGTGTCCATGCCATTAGTTTGCCTTCAAAAGTCCAGCACCTGGAAGTGCTGTACTGCGCTCTTTAGCATACACCCGCGCGCCGTCGATAAGGTCGTATTTCCAAATAGGTGCTTTGGCCTTAAAATCCTCCACAAACGCGTCCAACAGTTCTAGCCCCGCACGCCGCTTGGGTGAAATCACACCCGAAATGTACGAACTTGTGTGGTTAGGCACATCGCCGATGGAGTGCGCCATCACGAGGTGCGCGTCCCGCTCCCTGGCCTTTTCTTGCCACGCGTCAAACCAGCTTTTGAGGATGGGTTCGTACACATCAAAACTGAGTCCCTCGATGCCATCTTCATCCCGAACAATCCCCACAAAAGTTACAAACGCCCCGCGATTTTGGTCACGGTAGGCGTTGTACCAACGGTTCAAAATCTCCTCTACATGTAAAGGCCCTTGGTGCAGTTCTAGCATCCTAGCCTCCACACACGGGAGGTAAAAGGGAGATTTTGTCGTTCTCGTTGATGGGCGTGTCCAGTCCGCAAACAAGCGTGTCATTGACCGCCACGGAACAAATCGCCAACCATTCTGAGAGTTGCGCGTCGTCTTTAAAATGCTCTTTAAGCTCAGCCAGTGAACGCACCGAAACTTCCACAGGTGCGCGCCCGATAGGGCCTAAAAATTCTACTTTTGCCATGGTATATCCTTGTTAAGAAACGTTGGAGGATTATACCACAGCTGGCTTTTTCGTGCCTTGATACATTTTTGTACACCAAGGTCGCACCAAAGCCCCGCGCGTGTGCTACAATCTCACTTTTATAACTTTACATGTAAAGGATGTTTCATGACATTGATGAGCGCACTCGCCCTTGCGGGTGCCATGGCCCTTTTGGCGGCCAGTCCAGGACCGGGCGTGTTTGCCGTAACTGCTAGGGCCCTAGCTAGTGGATTTACCCACGGGGCGCTACTTGCTTTTGGGTGCGTTCTTGGCGATTTGGTCTTTTTACTCATGGCGGTGTATGGCCTCAGTGCACTCGCATCAGTGATGGGCGAAGTATTCATCGCGGTCAAATACCTCGGCGGCGCGTACCTTATCTACCTTGGAGTCCAGATCTTGCGTAGCTCCGCCCACGCGCGTACCCTCAAAGGCTCTAGCGAAAGCGCTTTGAGTGCTAGTTTTGTCAGCGGGTTTTTCATTACGCTAGGTAACCCTAAGGTCATCTTGTTTTACCTGAGCTTCTTGCCCACCTTCATGAACCTCCAAGCCCTCAGCGGCGCAGATGTCGTGCTTGCAGCTACCATCGTTTCTGTTGTCCTTGGAACGGTTTTGTGTGCGTACGCGTGGATGGCCCACCGTGCCAAAGCGCTTTTTACAAGCCCCAAAGCCTTGCGTCGCATGGACGTGGGTGCGGGAAGTGCCATGGTCGGTGCGGGCGGATTTTTACTCTTAAAACCGTTGTAATCTATGGAATTTGAACTTTCAACGTACGCCATTTTTTTGGCGGTGGGCATCGTAGCGGGGTTTATCGACGCTATCGCAGGAGGTGGCGGGATTATCACCATTCCCGTACTTTTGGCCGCGGGCATCCCGCCTCACATGGCCCTTGCAACCAACAAACTCCAAGGCACCTTTGGTAGTGGCATGGCTTCGCTAAACTTCATCCGCAAAGGTTTTATCACGTGGAAAGAAGTATGGCTAGGGGTGTGTTACACCTTTGTGGGGGCGGTTTTGGGCACCTATGCCATTTTGCTCATCAACCCCGACATCCTCGCCAATACCATTCCCATCATGCTCCTTGCCATCTTTCTCTACACCCTCTTTTCTCCAAAAATGGGTGAAAACGACCGCCGCGCGCTCATGGGAACCCACCTGTTTTTCTTGGTCTTTGGTCTGGGGATTGGGTTTTACGACGGATTTTTTGGGCCTGGAACGGGGACATTTTGGACCATTGCCCTTGTGAGCCTCGCGGGACTTAATCTCAAAAAAGCCACCGCCCAAACCAAGGTCATGAACTTCACCAGCAACATCGTTTCCTTGGGTGTCTTTTTGTGGAGTGGCCACGTGCTGTTTTTGGTGGGGCTACTCATGGGTCTTGGGCAACTCATCGGCGCAAATCTAGGCTCAAACATGGTCATCAAAAAAGAGGTCAAATTTATTCGCGTGTTTTTTCTCATCATGGTCGGCGCTACGCTCATGCGACTGGCCTATCAGAGTTATTTTTCCTAGCGCTGGAGCGTAAAGGCGTAAGGCAACAGTGTCTTCAACGGAGCCACCACCACGGCTCCGTCCCATTCAAAAATCACCTCTATGTCTGCACCAAATTCACTGATAACCTGACGGCACGGGCCGCAAGGGGAGAAATTTTTTCCCGAAGATGCCACGGCGATAGCCACTACGTCTGTGGGTTTATAACCCAAAGAAGTCGCGTTGAACAACGCTGTGCGTTCGGCACAGATGGTCGCGCTTTGGGCAGTATTTTCCACATTGCACCCTAACACCACCGCGCCATCACGCAACAATACCGCCGCACCAACCTTGTAACCCGAATAAGGCGCATAGGCGTTTTCTTTGGCCTCGTGCGCTTTTTTTAGCAATGTTTCGTACGACTCCATGGTTTCGCCTTTTTGGCGTATTATAACTTACTTACAGTCCATGGCGCGCTTTAAAAGCCTCCGCTTCGGTGACGGCCTCGACAATCTTGGCGCTCAGTCTTGGAAGCTCTCCATACTTAACCCACAGCGTGTCTTCGACGATGTCATGCACCTCTCCTGCAAGTTCTACTGCCGCACGTTTGAGCTTGGCGTACTCTTTTTTGAGCTCTTTTTCATCCATCAAACGCTCCTATTTTTACAGACGAGTTATGCAAGAATGATTCCAGCTAAATGCAAAGACTACGTTAGGGTAATTTTGAGAGGCGTATGTCAAATGCCATGTATAAAGAGACAAGAAAAGGTACCACATAAGTAAGTCCCACTTTAATCCAATCTAAGGCCATAGGCCCTTGGGCTAGAATTATCTGATACTGATTAATCACCACCAACGCTGTCCCCACCAACGCTGAAACCTTAAGGGCTTTTTTCACAATCCGTTTATCGCACAGGGTTTCTTGGAGCGCTTTTTTTGCGTTTTCAAACATTACAATGCGTCCTTAATTTCTGGGTTTGGCATTCCAAGGTAATACCCTTGCGCGTAATCCACGCCTGTTTTTTTGAGCGCTTCAAAAATCGCTTCATCGGCCACAAACTCCCCGATGGTTTTAGCGCCGATAGCCTTTGCGTAGGTGCAAATAGAAGCGACGATGGAGAGGTCTTTAGAGCAGGTTGCAATGTTTTTAATGAGTGACCCATCAATCTTAACGTAGTCTACATGTATGGATTGAAGCTTTTTAAAGTTTGAATACCCTGTGCCAAAATCATCAATGGCGATTTTAAACCCCGCTTCTTTCAAACGGCCAATCAACGGCGAAAAGCCGTACATCTCATCGTCTTCCAAAATCTCAAGGACAATGCGCTCAGGCGAAACCCCTTTGGCGTTTGTCTGGGCTAAAAGCATTGGCAGAAAAGTATCTTGGCGAAGGTCTTGGGCACTTATGTTTAGAGAAAATTCATAAGAAGTGTCCACGAAAGTCGCTAGCGCTTCTCCAAGCACATGGGCTGTTATTTTGGGGAGCAGGTGAATCTGCTCTGCGACTTTCAAAAACGCAAAGGGCGAGATGACTTCCCCTTTGTCTTCAATGCGAATCAGCGACTCATACTTTTCAATGCGCCCCGTGTGGAAATTGTAAATCGGCTGAAAATAGGTGCGAAACTTGGCACTTGTTGCCTGTTTTACAATGTCGTGCAGGGTTGTCGCCCAGTAGATGTTGTTTTGGTAGCGGCTATTAATGTCTCCCATTTGTTCAAACTCTAGCACAGGCAAAGCGCTCTTTTTGGCTTCGCTTAGAGCTGTTTCGGCTTGATTGAGTAGAGTAAGTCCTGGCGTATCACCTTGGCTTGTGGCGCTTCCTGCGCGTATAGAAAAAGAGACTTGAATCTCGTCAAGTTCCATTTTATGAGCTGTAAAAGCTTCCAAAAAGGCTTTTTTGGTGCTGTTTGGGTGCGAGGGGGAGTCGTGCTCTACCAAAAAAAGCCCAAAGGTGTTTCCTCCCAAGCGGTACACAGAATCCACCTCCGCATAAGACGCGCCAAAAGCTTTTAGGTCTTTGGCGAACAAGGCAAGAAACTGGTCTCCTTTTTCGTGCCCAAAAAAGGTGTTTATCTGCCCAAATCCAACAACATCGAAGACAACCAATACCGCGCTTTGGCATTGGGTTTGTCTCACGCGTTCAAAAAGACGCTTGCGATTACCAAGTCCTGTGAGCTTGTCTGTAATGAGCTGTTGCTTGAGCATCTTGCGGCTTTGCTCAATGGCGGTAACATTGGCCCCATAGGCCAAAATAAATCCCTCTTTTTTGATGCCAATGGCTTCAAGAAGATAGGTTTGTTCGCCTGCAGTGAGGGTGGTGTTTACGCGCTCTTCTTTTTCGATTACCTTTGCAGCGTCCAAAGAGGAGATATGGCTAAAATGGTCAACAGTAGGAAGGATTTTTTTCGCAGCGACGTTAGCAAACACACTGTTGCCCTTGGCGCAAAAAACAAACACAGGCTCAGGGTTGTGCTTTGGAAGGTTAGAGAGAAAATCGCTTTTGGAGGCAAAAAGTTGGTTAATGCGTAACACATAATAAATCGGGCAAAAACCTACCAACGCTGTAGCCAAAAGCACAAGGCCAAAAATCCCCATAAGCGTCAAAGGAAACGAAGCATACCATAGCACTACCAGTGCCATTACTAGTCGAATAGCACGTTCGTATTTGTACAAATTTAGCATTTTGAAGCTCCCTTATTTGCATGATTGTCATCATAGCACAGCGGGCGTTGTTCTTGTGGTGCTTTTGAAAAAAAGGAGGGTATTTTTACCCTTTTCTATGCTACAATTCCGCCATATTACCCCAAGGAAATTCATGAGACGCAGTGATCTCAAAGCAGTTGACATCATTCAGATGGCTTTAGGAAACAAACGCACGTTTAGTAAAACAGAAGCAGAGTTAGCATTTTTACTCAAAAAAAGATTGACCAAAAAAGAGTGCAGTGTCCTTAATGACCTTGCCAATGGCGTTGATCAAGAGGTTACCATGGCCGAGCTTCGCATTGACGAAGAGCGGTACGACGCGCTTGTTTCTGGCGCGTTAAAAAAACTCAAAAACCAATCCGTTCACGGAGATTTTTTCGAGTAGGTTTATTAGAACTGGCTTATATGACTTTAGTTAGTTCAAGCATGAGATGTCGCAGTGCACCATGCCCTAAGGGCATGGGCGCCTTCTTTTCTCCACTGTTGCACTGTTTTTTGCGGTGTAAGTTTTACACGAATAACACATTCTCCAACTTCTTCTATGGGAATTCCCAGGTTTTCCACGAAATACCGACACGCCAACACAAAAGTTTCACAGCGCCCGCACCCGTAAAAACGCGCAAGTGAGGCAATAGCACCGTAAATATACGCGCATGCGTGCATCTCATTCAAAGGCTCTATCGGGACTTCCGCTCTAAAGCGTGTCAACTGATAAATAATTTGTTTAGCCAATTCGTCCGACATGCTTCCCAAAGGTGTATCTTTTACACAGGTCACAACCTTCCTTTATTTTCACCATAGTGAATTGTAAAAGCATTGTATTCTGTTTAAACTTACAAGAAAATAACACTATGGTGAAAATTTTGTGCAACCTCACAGCAATCGACATTGATACTCACCACATAACCACTCTCTATAAAACTATTGGTGAAAATGTAAAAAAAATACGAAAACAACAAGGAATATCACAACTAGATTTAGCTCTTGCTGTGGGGTATAAATCCGTTTCATCTATTGCTAAAGCAGAATCTCTTATAGAAAAAAAACATTTCAATATCGAACAGCTTTATAAAATTTCTAAAGCCCTTGACGTTCCTATTGAAAAATTTTTTGAGGGTATTTAAGTTTTTAGCCGAGGAGGTAAACCTAGATTTTCTAGGTTTACCCGCGCATCGCGTCTATGATCTTTTTGGCTTGTTTTTTGGCGTTTTCTACCTCATCTAACACCAAGGCCACCGCCATGCGGCGTCCTACGTGGCTAACAGGTTTGCCAAAAACCCGCACGAAAGAGTTTTTGGTAAACGCAGAAGCAGGGATGTCAAACACTGGCACGGTAGATTCTTCGCTACTTTTAAATGCCCCGCTCGCCCCTGGTCCGTAAAAGGTAAAATCAAGGGGCAATCCCAACACCGCCCTTACATGTAAAGCGAACTCGCTTTGGCTTTGGGTGATGAGCGTGACCATACCCGTATCATGAGGACGGGGACTAAGCTCGCTAAAATACACCTCTTCGCCTTTGATGAAAAATTCCACCCCAAACAACCCGCGCCCACCTAGACCATCGGTCACCGCTTTGGCCATGACTTTGGCTTTTTCAAGCACCGATGCGGGCATTTTCATGGGTTGCCAACTGAGCACATAATCCCCATCTTCTTGAAAGTGG of the Sulfurospirillum tamanense genome contains:
- a CDS encoding molybdopterin molybdotransferase MoeA; the encoded protein is MAWTPYKETVARLEKSFTCKARVEVVGLMEARGRILARDSIAQENQPAFPTSEMDGYAIRYVDQEKGALTLTHRVPAGTEISLHVGECECIKTFTGSLLSEGADTIIPIENVEVEGDKVRIVTAVKEGFAVRPVGEGYRAGDVMVTKGTRIGFAEIGVLAGLGCVQVPVVVRPRVAVLATGSEIVDLGEALPTPAHIRSSNHVTIAAMAQHAGAEAVLLGIAGDDKALIKQRIVEGLACADIVVTTGGVSVGDYDFVKDIIGDLAVETIIEGADIKPGRHIRVVKVGEKYIVALPGFPYSSAVVFGLYGLRLVDAMLGRDYARRFCTATLEEEYAKRSKFTEFTACDVREKEGKLFATLEGKKLGSSAILNNLLGGATVLCIPKETTLLKKGENVEVLRLEM
- a CDS encoding molybdopterin synthase catalytic subunit, translated to MLELHQGPLHVEEILNRWYNAYRDQNRGAFVTFVGIVRDEDGIEGLSFDVYEPILKSWFDAWQEKARERDAHLVMAHSIGDVPNHTSSYISGVISPKRRAGLELLDAFVEDFKAKAPIWKYDLIDGARVYAKERSTALPGAGLLKAN
- a CDS encoding MoaD/ThiS family protein, encoding MAKVEFLGPIGRAPVEVSVRSLAELKEHFKDDAQLSEWLAICSVAVNDTLVCGLDTPINENDKISLLPPVCGG
- a CDS encoding LysE family translocator, giving the protein MTLMSALALAGAMALLAASPGPGVFAVTARALASGFTHGALLAFGCVLGDLVFLLMAVYGLSALASVMGEVFIAVKYLGGAYLIYLGVQILRSSAHARTLKGSSESALSASFVSGFFITLGNPKVILFYLSFLPTFMNLQALSGADVVLAATIVSVVLGTVLCAYAWMAHRAKALFTSPKALRRMDVGAGSAMVGAGGFLLLKPL
- a CDS encoding TSUP family transporter — translated: MEFELSTYAIFLAVGIVAGFIDAIAGGGGIITIPVLLAAGIPPHMALATNKLQGTFGSGMASLNFIRKGFITWKEVWLGVCYTFVGAVLGTYAILLINPDILANTIPIMLLAIFLYTLFSPKMGENDRRALMGTHLFFLVFGLGIGFYDGFFGPGTGTFWTIALVSLAGLNLKKATAQTKVMNFTSNIVSLGVFLWSGHVLFLVGLLMGLGQLIGANLGSNMVIKKEVKFIRVFFLIMVGATLMRLAYQSYFS
- a CDS encoding cytidine deaminase — translated: MESYETLLKKAHEAKENAYAPYSGYKVGAAVLLRDGAVVLGCNVENTAQSATICAERTALFNATSLGYKPTDVVAIAVASSGKNFSPCGPCRQVISEFGADIEVIFEWDGAVVVAPLKTLLPYAFTLQR
- a CDS encoding CCE_0567 family metalloprotein yields the protein MDEKELKKEYAKLKRAAVELAGEVHDIVEDTLWVKYGELPRLSAKIVEAVTEAEAFKARHGL
- the nrtS gene encoding nitrate/nitrite transporter NrtS, yielding MFENAKKALQETLCDKRIVKKALKVSALVGTALVVINQYQIILAQGPMALDWIKVGLTYVVPFLVSLYMAFDIRLSKLP
- a CDS encoding EAL domain-containing protein produces the protein MLNLYKYERAIRLVMALVVLWYASFPLTLMGIFGLVLLATALVGFCPIYYVLRINQLFASKSDFLSNLPKHNPEPVFVFCAKGNSVFANVAAKKILPTVDHFSHISSLDAAKVIEKEERVNTTLTAGEQTYLLEAIGIKKEGFILAYGANVTAIEQSRKMLKQQLITDKLTGLGNRKRLFERVRQTQCQSAVLVVFDVVGFGQINTFFGHEKGDQFLALFAKDLKAFGASYAEVDSVYRLGGNTFGLFLVEHDSPSHPNSTKKAFLEAFTAHKMELDEIQVSFSIRAGSATSQGDTPGLTLLNQAETALSEAKKSALPVLEFEQMGDINSRYQNNIYWATTLHDIVKQATSAKFRTYFQPIYNFHTGRIEKYESLIRIEDKGEVISPFAFLKVAEQIHLLPKITAHVLGEALATFVDTSYEFSLNISAQDLRQDTFLPMLLAQTNAKGVSPERIVLEILEDDEMYGFSPLIGRLKEAGFKIAIDDFGTGYSNFKKLQSIHVDYVKIDGSLIKNIATCSKDLSIVASICTYAKAIGAKTIGEFVADEAIFEALKKTGVDYAQGYYLGMPNPEIKDAL
- a CDS encoding helix-turn-helix domain-containing protein, whose protein sequence is MKILCNLTAIDIDTHHITTLYKTIGENVKKIRKQQGISQLDLALAVGYKSVSSIAKAESLIEKKHFNIEQLYKISKALDVPIEKFFEGI